One stretch of Malus domestica chromosome 14, GDT2T_hap1 DNA includes these proteins:
- the LOC114820904 gene encoding uncharacterized mitochondrial protein AtMg00810-like, with amino-acid sequence MVEELQALNENNTWTIVKLPKGKKVVGSCWVYKTKFHSDGTIERNKARLVARGFTQTYEVDYKETFAPVAKMNTMRVLLSVAINNAWPLFQMDVKNAFLHGDNMSEISALKQYLNHKFAIKDLGILKYFLGIEIAHSHKGCFLNQRKYVIDLLREANMAYCEPARTHLNSNLKLQSHGDPIPNIEYYQRLVGKLIYLTITRLNIAYAVSLVSQFMHALSMDDMKIVHRVLRYLKGSIGKGILMRNNNHTHISGYIDADWAGNALDRKSITGFCTFVGGNLVTWKSKKQSVVARSSAEAEYRAMASTACELIWLKNLLLDLGFPHQ; translated from the exons ATGGTAGAAGAGCTTCAAGCTCTTAATGAAAACAATACCTGGACTATAGTGAAACTTCCCAAAGGAAAGAAGGTTGTGGGAAGTTGTTGGGTATACAAGACCAAATTCCATTCAGATGGCACAATTGAAAGGAACAAAGCTCGTTTGGTTGCTCGAGGATTTACTCAAACCTATGAAGTAGATTACAAGGAGACATTTGCTCCCGTGGCAAAGATGAACACTATGCGGGTGCTGTTATCTGTAGCCATTAACAATGCATGGCCTCTTtttcaaatggatgttaaaaatgcTTTCCTGCATG GTGATAATATGTCAGAGATTAGTGCTCTTAAACAATATCTCAATCACAAGTTTGCCATCAAAGATCTCGGCATTCTTAAATATTTTCTAGGGATCGAGATAGCACACTCTCACAAGGGTTGTTTTCTAAATCAGCGTAAGTATGTTATTGATCTTCTTCGTGAGGCCAACATGGCATATTGTGAACCTGCTCGCACACATTTGAATAGTAACTTAAAGCTGCAATCTCACGGTGATCCTATTCCCAATATAGAGTACTATCAGAGATTGGTCGGCAAACTCATTTATCTAACTATCACTCGTCTTAATATAGCATATGCCGTGAGTCTTGTTAGCCAGTTTATGCATGCTTTAAGCATGGATGACATGAAGATTGTTCATCGTGTGCTTCGCTATTTGAAGGGCTCCATTGGAAAAGGGATTCTCATGCGCAATAATAATCACACTCATATCTCAGGATATATAGATGCAGATTGGGCGGGGAACGCTCTCGATCGTAAGTCTATCACTGGGTTTTGCACCTTTGTAGGAGGTAACCTAGTCAcctggaagagcaagaaacaaagcgTGGTTGCGCGCTCTAGTGCAGAAGCAGAATACCGTGCTATGGCTTCGACTGCTTGTGAACTTATTTGGCTCAAAAATCTGTTATTGGACTTAGGGTTTCCTCATCAGTAA
- the LOC139191207 gene encoding uncharacterized mitochondrial protein AtMg00810-like, with product MVTRSKAGIHKPRVFTATKHHLPSTVDSLTVIPPTLTTYLQASKNSNWLAAMKDEYQALQSTGTWELVPPNPQYNLVGCKCVFKLKHKADGSIESYLKKDVYTVQPHGFIDHTKPYHVCKLKKYLYGLKQAPRAWSSTTVCQSIISKLQFLFPIKDLGDIHYFLGIEVHKSSAGLFLHESKYALDLLKKTDMFGVKPCSTPMGSAKLDHSSSILSNHTFYRSTIGALLYLTWTISDLIFTVNQVCQHMHSPRTIHLQAVRRILRYLKGTIDSGLWFKPGKQCFTAWSDVDWAGCPVDRRSTSGYCVFLGPNLISWSAKKQTTMARSSTEAEYRSLANTAVEITWVCKILQDISFPLLQTPVIYCDNQSSIALAKNSVFHA from the exons ATGGTTACACGATCAAAGGCGGGAATACACAAGCCTAGAGTGTTCACTGCAACCAAACATCATCTGCCTTCCACTGTTGACTCTCTCACAGTTATTCCTCCTACATTAACCACTTATCTTCAGGCTTCTAAGAACTCAAACTGGTTGGCAGCAATGAAGGATGAGTACCAAGCTTTGCAGTCCACCGGTACTTGGGAATTAGTACCTCCTAATCCTCAATACAATTTGGTAGGCTGCAAATGCGTGTTTAAACTCAAACACAAGGCTGATGGTTCTATAGAGAG CTATCTCAAAAAAGATGTATACACGGTGCAACCTCATGGGTTTATTGATCACACTAAACCTTACCATGTTTGTAAACTGAAGAAATATCTctatggtttaaaacaggcaCCCAGGGCCTG GAGTTCAACTACTGTTTGTCAGTCCATAATTTCCAAGTTGCAATTTTTGTTTCCTATCAAAGATTTGGGAGATATTCATTATTTCCTAGGCATTGAAGTTCACAAATCCTCTGCAGGTCTCTTTCTTCATGAATCTaaatatgccttggatttgCTAAAGAAAACAGATATGTTTGGTGTCAAACCTTGTTCTACCCCAATGGGTTCAGCCAAGTTAGATCATTCTAGTTCTATTCTTTCCAATCATACATTTTATCGGTCAACTATTGGTGCGCTTCTATACTTGACCTGGACAATATCTGATCTGATTTTTACAGTGAATCAAGTTTGTCAGCACATGCATTCTCCTAGAACTATACATCTACAGGCTGTCAGGAGGATTTTAAGGTACCTAAAGGGTACAATTGACTCAGGCTTATGGTTCAAACCTGGAAAACAGTGTTTCACAGCTTGGTCTGATGTTGATTGGGCAGGCTGTCCAGTTGACAGAAGATCTACTAGTGGCTATTGTGTTTTCTTAGGTCCTAATTTGATCTCTTGGAGTGCCAAGAAGCAAACCACTATGGCACGATCTTCTACTGAAGCAGAGTATCGGTCTTTAGCCAATACTGCTGTAGAAATCACTTGGGTGTGCAAAATCTTACAGGATATTTCCTTTCCTCTACTTCAAACTCCTGTGATTTACTGTGATAATCAAAGTTCTATTGCATTAGCTAAGAACTCAGTTTTTCATGCTTGA
- the LOC114821040 gene encoding uncharacterized protein encodes MLSSTCSHSLIRRPFLHSSAPGARLPTRPGALHPISRSFRIFESQSRPSNTRWTRISCFRQEEFSSDTPKSEYIEHLVPEEVVKSEFDDSKVVKRDWGVALREAADAVSRAIGSRWSVPWSAETILQVMLLWVAAFCFIGSWMVPFAAHMAGFSRESLTNRGQALFSLVTDVTEGLVGITIICRCLSRFRPLPPDWFKFSLKGTWQLDVALGCLMFPLVNRLSQLNLSLLPLLPSTPVTISSVEQAIMARDPVAMAMYAVVVSVCAPMWEEILFRGFLLPSLTKYMPVWSAVLVSSVVFALAHWNVQRILPLIFLGVVMGVVFARSRNLLPSMLLHSLWNGFVFLDLMK; translated from the exons ATGTTGAGCTCCACTTGCTCTCACTCCCTTATCCGCCGCCCTTTCCTCCATTCCTCCGCCCCCGGAGCTAGGCTTCCGACCCGACCCGGAGCTTTGCATCCAATTTCCCGGAGTTTTAGGATCTTCGAATCTCAATCCAGACCCTCCAATACG AGGTGGACTAGAATTTCATGCTTTAGGCAAGAGGAGTTCTCTTCAGATACACCGAAATCGGAATATATTGAACACTTGGTGCCCGAGGAAGTTGTCAAGTCCGAGTTTGATGATTCTAAGGTGGTTAAAAGGGATTGGGGAGTAGCTCTTCGAGAG GCTGCAGATGCAGTGTCTAGGGCAATTGGGAGTCGTTGGAGTGTGCCTTGGTCAGCAGAGACCATATTGCAG GTCATGCTACTATGGGTTGCTGCTTTTTGCTTCATAGGTTCTTGGATGGTTCCATTTGCAGCTCACATGGCAGGTTTCAGCAGGGAATCATTAACAAATAGAGGACAAGCCTTATTTAGCCTGGTAACTGATGTAACTGAAGGTCTTGTTGGAATTACGATAATTTGTCGCTGCTTATCTCGTTTTCGCCCTCTTCCTCCGGATTGGTTTAAATTTAGCTTGAAAGGGACATGGCAGTTGGATGTTGCTCTTGGATGCCTTATGTTTCCCCTGGTCAATCGGCTCTCACAGTTGAACCTTAGTCTGCTCCCTCTTTTGCCGTCCACCCCTGTCACAATATCAAGTGTTGAGCAAGCAATTATGGCACGTGATCCAGTGGCAATGGCAATGTATGCAGTGGTAGTTTCAGTGTGTGCTCCCATGTGGGAGGAGATACTCTTCAGGGGTTTCTTGCTGCCTTCCTTAACCAAGTACATGCCTGTATGGTCTGCAGTATTGGTGAGCtcggttgtatttgctttagcaCATTGGAATGTACAGAGGATTCTACCACTTATTTTCCTTGGGGTGGTGATGGGCGTTGTATTCGCACGGTCAAGGAATCTATTACCATCGATGCTCTTGCACAGTCTTTGGAATGGCTTCGTATTTTTAGATTTAATGAAATAA